The proteins below come from a single uncultured Carboxylicivirga sp. genomic window:
- a CDS encoding tyrosine-type recombinase/integrase codes for MSKRYHRFKLRTDRKLQNGEYAIMMVVTKYGKRQFISLNISSTEEFWDEHQERLVVFKGLRIAEKREANEKRIKENALLERYNQRALDIIYEYEKEHIDWTLKQFKDSFLNRIVQGKVKPFLESFIKTMLDTRHIGTAKSYEKTLRVWQQFDKKLHDRLFVEVDLAYVNDFNNWLIKRGCGGNTRFGYLKSVKAIFVRAIRDGAATKTNFPFENNLFNVSELKEETIKRYLPTEYLQKLKDTPSQVPQQEFARQLFLFSYYTYGMSYIDLANLKQSNVVYLEKGTYIVYRRQKTRNTRNSKPISIRITPEIKETMQAMIQYREPIGDYLLPVVTKEKPTPLEHYNHIGMLQRWYNEYLKKLATELEIDFRLTGYVSRHTMAMQLQENNVPENVISQVMGHKKLETTKVYLDSLKTDVIDKAAEVL; via the coding sequence ATGAGCAAAAGATACCATAGATTCAAATTACGCACCGATAGAAAACTGCAAAACGGAGAATATGCTATTATGATGGTTGTTACTAAATATGGTAAGCGTCAGTTTATTTCATTAAATATATCCAGTACCGAAGAGTTTTGGGATGAACACCAGGAACGCCTTGTGGTATTTAAAGGATTAAGAATAGCTGAAAAGCGTGAAGCTAACGAGAAGCGCATAAAAGAAAATGCTCTTTTGGAACGCTATAACCAACGTGCTTTGGATATTATTTATGAATATGAAAAAGAGCATATAGACTGGACTCTGAAACAGTTTAAGGATAGCTTTCTTAATCGCATTGTACAGGGAAAAGTAAAACCATTTCTTGAAAGCTTTATTAAGACAATGCTTGATACAAGGCACATCGGCACTGCGAAGAGTTATGAAAAGACCCTTCGGGTTTGGCAACAATTTGATAAGAAACTGCATGACAGGCTTTTTGTTGAAGTTGATTTGGCTTATGTGAATGATTTCAACAACTGGCTTATTAAAAGAGGATGTGGAGGTAATACACGTTTTGGTTACTTGAAATCCGTGAAAGCCATCTTTGTAAGAGCTATTCGTGATGGTGCTGCGACAAAAACTAATTTTCCGTTTGAAAATAACCTTTTTAATGTTTCAGAATTAAAAGAGGAAACCATTAAACGATACCTTCCGACAGAGTACTTACAAAAGCTAAAAGACACACCCTCTCAGGTTCCGCAACAGGAATTTGCAAGGCAACTGTTCCTGTTTTCCTATTACACCTATGGTATGTCATACATTGATTTGGCTAACCTGAAACAATCAAATGTGGTTTATCTGGAAAAAGGTACTTACATCGTTTATCGTCGTCAGAAAACCCGCAATACCAGGAATTCAAAACCAATCAGCATTCGCATTACTCCTGAGATTAAAGAAACAATGCAAGCTATGATTCAATATCGTGAGCCTATTGGAGACTATCTACTCCCGGTTGTCACTAAAGAAAAACCGACTCCGCTTGAGCATTATAATCATATTGGAATGCTCCAACGATGGTATAACGAATACTTAAAAAAGCTGGCAACAGAATTAGAAATAGATTTTCGTTTGACAGGTTATGTTTCTAGGCATACCATGGCAATGCAACTACAGGAAAACAATGTGCCTGAAAACGTTATTTCACAGGTCATGGGGCACAAAAAACTGGAAACTACCAAGGTGTACCTTGATAGTTTAAAAACAGATGTTATAGACAAAGCAGCGGAAGTATTATAA
- a CDS encoding helix-turn-helix domain-containing protein encodes MKLIVIEQTELSEIIENTVRRVISATSPKPVAKAKSDTLSIEDLVDLTGYKKNTLYRLVHDRKIPFRKPMHGGRKLVFIRTEIEDWMKGRKPQSTDEYIGQMEEELFLKHRRK; translated from the coding sequence ATGAAACTAATCGTTATAGAACAAACAGAGCTTTCTGAGATAATTGAAAACACTGTACGCAGGGTGATTTCTGCAACAAGCCCGAAACCCGTTGCCAAAGCAAAAAGCGACACGCTTTCCATTGAAGACCTGGTTGACTTGACCGGGTATAAGAAGAATACCTTATACAGGTTAGTTCACGACCGCAAAATTCCGTTTCGCAAGCCCATGCATGGCGGTCGCAAACTTGTATTTATCCGCACCGAAATCGAGGACTGGATGAAAGGCCGAAAACCTCAAAGTACCGATGAATATATCGGTCAAATGGAAGAAGAACTATTCCTTAAACACAGAAGGAAATAA
- a CDS encoding site-specific integrase, with translation MKKYHRFKLRTDRLDENGTCPVIMVITKNRKRQFISLKISVCPEHWDSDMERLIILDNCRDKTDKAENQKRKEVNAKIDDYANRAMVIEYDYERENNTHWTPSQYKEKIKRQPAKGKVEPFLIEHIQTLKETHRYGTANTFYCLHRKLLKFAPDLCNLSFNDVDVNYVERFNQWMEKDGISSNTREEHIKRLRAIYNRAIKNRQAYRENYPFGRDGFQVYALHRETEKRYLPTEFLEKLKSQKSDNPQNEYARLLFLFSYYCYGISFKDMAVLKTSNIVKYNSGEYIIYKRLKTQEMKSSPISIKITYNIRQTLKAITDHKKPIEDYLLPIVTMHKDNFSTLSRHIEIILRQHNKNLQRLADEFDIKMKLTSYVARHTAAMQLQENHIPEHVISQMLGHKKLETTKVYLDSLDTSVIDEAVKVL, from the coding sequence ATGAAAAAATATCACAGATTCAAGCTAAGAACAGACCGATTAGATGAGAATGGAACTTGTCCTGTTATAATGGTTATTACCAAAAACCGGAAACGTCAGTTTATCTCATTAAAAATATCGGTTTGTCCTGAGCATTGGGATAGTGATATGGAACGCTTGATTATTTTGGATAACTGTAGAGACAAAACAGATAAAGCAGAAAACCAAAAACGCAAGGAGGTCAATGCCAAAATCGATGATTATGCAAACCGAGCAATGGTAATAGAATATGACTATGAGAGAGAAAATAATACCCATTGGACACCATCTCAATACAAGGAAAAAATAAAAAGGCAACCTGCAAAAGGTAAAGTCGAACCTTTTCTGATAGAACATATTCAAACTTTGAAAGAAACACACCGATACGGAACTGCCAATACCTTCTATTGCCTGCATCGAAAACTTTTGAAATTCGCTCCTGATTTATGCAATCTAAGTTTTAATGATGTTGATGTTAATTACGTTGAGCGTTTTAATCAATGGATGGAAAAAGACGGTATATCATCCAATACAAGAGAAGAACATATTAAAAGGCTACGTGCAATTTATAACAGGGCAATAAAGAACAGACAAGCCTATAGAGAAAACTATCCTTTTGGCAGGGATGGTTTTCAAGTATATGCTCTTCATCGAGAAACAGAAAAAAGGTATTTGCCTACTGAATTTCTTGAGAAGCTGAAGAGTCAAAAATCCGATAACCCTCAGAATGAATATGCCCGACTATTATTCTTGTTCTCTTATTACTGTTATGGAATTTCTTTTAAAGATATGGCGGTATTAAAAACCAGCAACATTGTAAAATACAATTCCGGAGAATACATCATCTATAAACGCCTAAAAACACAAGAGATGAAAAGTTCCCCTATAAGCATTAAAATAACATATAACATTCGGCAAACGCTTAAAGCTATTACAGACCATAAAAAACCGATTGAGGATTATTTATTGCCAATAGTAACTATGCACAAGGATAATTTTTCAACGCTGTCCAGGCATATCGAAATCATACTACGACAACATAACAAAAACCTGCAACGACTGGCCGATGAGTTTGACATCAAAATGAAACTCACCAGTTATGTAGCAAGGCATACGGCTGCCATGCAATTGCAGGAGAATCATATTCCTGAACATGTAATCTCACAAATGTTGGGACATAAGAAACTGGAAACCACCAAGGTTTATCTTGACAGTTTAGATACAAGTGTTATAGATGAAGCGGTTAAAGTTTTATAA